The DNA sequence CTCCAGGTGTTCGACCCGCACGGCGACGAGGCCGCCGAAGGTGCGGGTCACCTGGTCCAGGACCAGCAGGGGATCGGGCTTGCGCACCCCCGGCTCGGGATCGATCGCGGAGAGCCGGCCCCGTTGGGACACGACAGGGTCAGCGGCCACTGAGCAACATCTCCTTCCGGCTGCCGAGGATGCCCTGGGGCCGGAACGAGACCAGCAGGATCAGGGCGACCCCGACCAGGGCGAAGCGCACCGCGCCAACCTCCGACGTGCTGATGAGGTCCGGCGAGATGTACTCGGCGTCGATGGCCTGGCGCAGCGCGCTGTCGAGGAAGCTGAGGACGAACCAGAACAGGATCGAGCCGACGACCGGCCCGAGGATGCGCCCTGCGCCTCCCAGCACGAGCAACGTGTACAGGAAGAACGTGACGCCAGGATCGTAGTTGTCCGGGTTCACGGACTGCACCTGGATCGCCTGCATCATGCCCGCGACCGCCCCGATGACGCCACCGAGCACGAGGCTCTGCATCTTGTACGCGTAGACATTCTTGCCGAGGCTGCGCGCGGCCACCTCGTCGTCACGAATCGACCGGATGACACGGCCCCAGGGGCTGTGGATCAGCAGGGCCAGCAGACCTCCGACCACGAGCACCAGCGCCCATCCGACGATCATCACCCAGAGATCGCGGGAGCTGAACCTCACGAGCCACACGCCGTAGGTGCCGGGCTCGATGGGGCTGAGTTCGTAGAAGTCATTCGCGAATCTCTGCAGCCCGAACACCCCGCCGGTGACCGGCTCGGCCCAGCTGGAGCGGTAGAACAGCCGTAGCGCCTCCCCCGCCGCGATCGTGGTGATCGCGAGGTAGTCGGCGCGCAGCCGCAGGGTGGGCAGACCGAGGAGCAGGGCCAGCACGATCGCGCAGGCGATTCCGCCCAGGAGGCCGAGCCACATCGGGCCGCCGTACATCGACACCGTGATGGCGAGTCCGTAACCGCCGACCAGCATGAATCCGACCTGGCCGAAGTTCAGCAGCCCCGTGTAACCGAAGTGCAGGTTCAGCCCCATCGCGGCGAGGGCGTAGACGGCGGCGATGGGGCCGATTCCGGAGCGGAGTGCGTCGGAGACGATGGCCGAGAAGTCCATGGCGCGCTCCTCACCCGACGCGTTCGGCCCGGCCGAGGATGCCCTGCGGCCGGACGAGGAGAACGAGGATGAGGACGAGCAGCGCCCAGGCGTATTGCAGGTCGACCGGGAACCACAGGGTGGACATCTGGGCGACGATGCCGACGACGAGGCTGCCGACCATCGCACCGTAGGCGGAGCCGAGGCCGCCGAGGATGACCCCCGCGAACATGAGCAGCAGGAGCTTGAAGCCCATGTCCCAGGTGACGATCTCCACCAGGCCGAAGAAGACGCCACCGAGTGCGGCCAGTCCGCCGGCGAGCATCCACACGAACAGCACAACCCGCTGCACGTCGATGCCCGACGCCTCCGCGAGGTCACGGTTGGCGGAGACGGCCCGGACGGCCGTGCCGATCCGCGTCTTCTGCAGGAGGGCGGCGATGCCGAGCAGCACCAGCACGGCGAGCAGGGTGACCGTGAGGTCCCGTGGGGTGATGCCGGCCGGGCCCAGGTCGATCGTGCTCTGGATGTCGTACTGCGCGTAGGAGGCGGGGCGGGTTCCGTAGAGCACAAGTACGACGTGTCGCAGCAGTAGCGAGAGCCCGATGGTGACGATGAACATGTTGATCAGCCCGGTGCCCCGTGCCCGCAGCGGGCGCCAGATGCCGCGATCGACCGCTCCGCCCAGCAGGGCGCCCAAGACGACCGCGGCGAGGGCGGCGGGAATCAGGTGCCAGCCCGGGCCGGCCGCGGAGGCGTTGAGGAAGAACGCGAAGGTGGCGCCGATCGTGACGAACTCACCGTGCGCGAAGTTGATCAGGTGGATGGTCCCGAAGATCAACGAGAGCCCGACCGATGTGATCGCGATGATCACTCCGAACTGGATACCGTCGATCAGCGCCTGCAGAGCGCGTGCGGCGAACGTGGGGCCGCGCGGGACTTCCTCACCCTGTGCCCGCGCGGAGATCGCGGGCACCATTACGAGGACCAGGGCGAGGGCCGGTACGAGCATCCGCTGATAGCGCACGATGGTTCCGGTACGTCACGAACGTCCCTTATGGGCTCAGTGTAAGCGCAGGTCGGGGCGGTGAGATGGGCAGTGGGCCAGGGTGCTCCGGAACCTCGACTCGGACAGCCTGGCCCTCATCGGCTACTTCACGTCCTGCCCGTCGCAGTGCGCCTGCCTGATCTGCCCGCGCTTGCCTGCTGCCCGCGGATGCGCCGCCAGCGAGGGGCGGGGCCCTACGTCCTAGCCCGACCCGTGTGAGTTCTGCGGCGCCGAAGGACACGTCGAAGCGGTCGCACCAGATTCTGACGCTGGTGTAGCGGGCCGGGTCGATGTCGTCGGGCAGGGTGTAATTCTGGCTTCCCTTGTTGCCCCTGAGTTTGCCGAGGCTGACACGGACGGCCCATTCAGCGCGGGAGAGATGGCGGAAGTCATGGGCCTCGGGCGTGAGCGCCTCAGCGGTGTTCGGGGTTTGCCGCGTCGGCATGGCAGCCGGCGTCCCACTCGGAGCGTTGGTTGCCGTGGGCGGGGATGCCGCCGGAGCGTTTGAGCAGGGCCGCGAGGTGCATCAGGTTCCAGGTCATGAACGTGGTGTTGCGGTTGGTGAAGTCGTTGTCCGGGCCGCCCGATCCGGGGTCGAGGTACGACGGTCCGGGGCCGGCCGCACCGATCCAGCCGGCGTCGGCCTGGGGCGGGATCGTGTAACCGAGGTGCTGGAGGCTGTAGAGGACGTTCATCGCGCAGTGCTTCACACCATCCTCGTTGCCGGTGATCAGACAGCCGCCGACGCGGCCGTAATAGGCGTACTGCCCCTGGGAGTTGAGCAACGAGGAGCAGGCGTAGAGCCGCTCGATGACCTTCTTGGTGACGGAGCTGTTGTCGCCGAGCCAGATCGGTCCGGCGAGCACCAGGATGTCGGCGGCCATCACCTGCTCGTACAGCGCGGGCCACTCGTCGACCGCAAAGCCGTGCTCGGTCATGTCCGGATATACACCGGGGGCGATGTCGTGGTCGATGGCCCGGACCTCGGATGTGGTGACGCCGTGACCCATCATGATCGCCGCGCTCATGTCGATCAGCCCCTGGGTGTGGCTCAGCTGCGGGGACGGTTTGAGCGTGCAGTTGACGAACAGGGCGGTGAGGTCGTCGAAGCGGTCGGAGTCGAGCGCGGACGGGGAAGGCGACGTTGCCATGACGGTCTCCCTGGGCGGCGGTGAGGGGCGCATACGGCAGCGTCTCGCGGAGGTGCCGGTTTGTCCCCTTCCGACGCGCTTTCGAGGTCTTACGGAGTGATGGCGTGTCGGGCGGCTCACGGGATCTGGCACCGCCGCGGATCCAGCGTGGCCCTGTGCCTGTACCGGTCACCGGCGGTGCCGGGTGCACCCGGTCCCATGTCGTCCAGGCGCTCACGGCCCACAGGCACGAGACGTTGGGGTAGGACGCCCGAGAGGTGCCCGGCGCCGACGCCCGGGGCTGGCTGCGGCATCTGCGCACCTGCCGGGCTCGACACCGTCTGTCACCAAGCGGTGCCGACGGGCTCGGCGACGGGGGTCGCCGACGCGGCGGAGTACGTCTCGCGCTGATCGCCGGCGATGATCCCCCGGCGGACCCCCGCCCCGAAGCCGCTCTGCCTGCGGACCTGGGCCTGCGTTGCGGCCTGCCGACCGCCTCGATCAGCACACCGGACCACCCGCGCACGTTCGTGTCCGCTGTGGCCCGCCGGCGCGACGGGCCACTCGGCGCGAGGACGTCAGGACTTCCTCGGCCGTCCCGAATCCCGCTCGCCCTCGGCAGATCGGGGTACCGCCGCCGACAGCAGGGCGAACGCCACGGCGAAGCCGAGCATGGTGAGCACGCCCCTCGGCCAGAAGATGTGGCTGTCGACGAACGACCAGCAGGCGACGAACAGGATCGCGGCGCCCGGCAGTATCCGCACACCACACCGCCGCCACAGCACCGCACAGGTGGCCAACGAGGCCACGGCCAGCCCGTACACCCCGGATCGGCCCAACTCATCTCCGGTGACGAACAGTCGACCGGCCGCCCCGTGCACCCCGTGATCCACCACGACGCCGGCGGATATGCCCGCCACCGCATCGAGACCCGAGTAGTACGCGGCGAAGCAGAGACATCCGGCCCAGGAGAGCACCACCAAAGCTCCCTCCGCGTCGCGGCGTGGCCTGCCCCACAAGGGCACCACCAGTCCGAGCACGAGGAGCGGGAAGACGGGCAGCAGGGCGATGTGCAGTCCGGCCCAGTGGCCTGCCGTCGTCGCCGTCAGATGTCGCGGGTGCATCAAGCCGGCGCCTGCCAACAGCAGTGGAGCGGCGCTCACCAGGACCATCACGCGCAACGTACGGAGGGATCGCATCGGCTCACACTAGGCAGCCGCCCGGTGGCGCTGGGGACCCGTCCGCCATGCGTAAGACATCCGTAAGACGCGCTGGGCAACGTCCACCCACCGTCGCGGCCGGCCGACGCCAGCACGTCATGCCGGAACCGAAACTCGGTTCCTGGGGCAGGTAGTCCCAGGCCTGCCTTCGATCGGCTTCTGCCCCGGCTTGGGCAGCAACGGCTCGATCAACGACCACAGTTCATCCGAGACGACCCACGGACACACCCTCTCCACCGGCTCGGGCGCCACTCTCATGGATGGTCCACGCCGGTCAGTACTCCGAGAAGGCCGCGATGATCTACCTCCTTCCGATGACGGGAGACAGCAGGAAGTTGCTGCCGGTCTCTATGTCACCGTACGTAATGCTTGTCATGGAACGGGTGACAAGAATCGAACTCGTTCTGGGTTTGGGAAACGACGGTGCGTGGGCCGCGGCGTAGTCGTTGACCTCCGCCTATGTGAGGCAGCGGTCACCCCCGCGAGAGCGGGTTGGTCTCCGCTGGTGACCACCGGTAACCGCTGGTGTCCGCTCCTGAGGACACTCCGCTGGCACGGTGCCGTGACGGCTGGGCCGATCGAGGCCGGTTAGGTGCTCAATGAGCAAGAACCTCAGTTGCCGTGCCTGTTCTGCCCGGCGGTCCGGGAGGTAGCTTGGTGGATAAGGCCCCATAAGGAGGGCGATCCGATGCCGTGGTTCGCATGGCTGCTCGCCGCCGCGGCACTGGGTGTCGCTGAGTTCTTCACCCTGACACTCGTCTTCGGTCTGCTCGCGGGCGCCGCATTGGTTGCCGCCGTGGTCGCTGGTGTGGGAATCGGCATTCTCGGCCAGCTGCTGGCCCTGGGGGCAGCAGCGGCAGCGGGCCTCATCCTCGTCCGTCCCGTCGCGCTACGGCAAATGACCCAGCAACCCATCACCCGCGACGGTACGGATGCGCTGATCGGCAAGCGGGCCGAAGTCATGCAGGAGGTCACCGCGACCCGCGGGCTGATCAAACTATCCGGCGAAGAATGGTCCGCCCGCGCCCTCGACGAGAGCCTTGTGATCCCGGTGGGAGCACTGGTGGATGTGATGGAGATCGAAGGCGCCACAGCCATCGTCTACCCCCGCGAACTCCTTCCGTGAACGGCTGAGCACAAAGCAACGGAGGCACTGTGGATCCAGTTGTCATTCCCATTCTTGTGGCGGCCATTGTCGTTGTCTTCGTCGTGGCCTCCGCGGTGCGGATCGTCCCGCAGGCACGCCGCTACAACATCGAGCGGTTCGGCCGATATCGCAGGACACTCCAACCCGGACTGAACCTGGTCCTGCCGGTGGCGGACCGCGTCAACACCAAACTCGACGTGCGTGAGCAGGTCTACTCATCGGACCCCAGGCCAGTGATCACCGAGGACAACCTCGTAGTGAACATCGACACCGTTCTCTACTACCAGATCACGGACCCACGGGCCGCGGCCTACGAGGTCGCTGACTACCTGCATGCGATCGATCAGCTCACCGTGACCACGCTGCGGAACGTCATCGGCAGCATGGACCTGGAGGAGACGCTCACCTCGCGTGAGGAGATCAACTCCCGGCTCCGCGCCGTCCTCGACGATGCCACCGGCAAGTGGGGCATCCGCGTCAACCGCGTCGAGATCAAGGCCATCGATCCACCGCACACTATCAAGGAAGCGATGGAGAAGCAGATGCGGGCCGAGCGTGACAAGCGCGCGGCCATCCTGCACGCCGAAGGGGAACGGCAGGCCAAGATCCTTACCGCGGAAGGCACGAAGCAGAAGGACATCCTGGAGGCACAAGGCACGCAACAAGCCATGATCTTGCGGGCGGACGGCGAGGCAAAGGCGGTGGAGCTCGTCTTCCAGGCCGTTCATCGCAACAACGCCGACCCGAAGATCCTGGCCTACAAGTACCTTGAGACGCTCCCGCACTTGGCCGGCAGCGACAACAACACCTTCTGGGTTATCCCGGGGGAGCTGACCGAGGCGGTCCGGACCGTCACCCGGGCGTTCGGTGACCAGTCGACTGCGGGTCCTCCCCAAACCGCGCAGCCGGAGGAAGCAGCCACCGCCACAGCCGGCGACACGTCGGCCGAAGGCGGGACTCCGGAGCTCGATGCAGGCTGGAAGGTTTCGCTCGACGCGGCGGCGGCTGCTGACGAGGCCGGAAAGCAGGCCGCCGCCGCGGTGAGCGATGCCAAAGCAGAGGCCGAGGCTGCGAAGACGTCCCAGGTACCGCGCCGGGCGCAGACGTCCGGCGATTGAGCCCACCCTCGATTCATAGGGTGACCACGCACAGGCGGGCGAGCGCTTCGTCCGCCGCCTGACCGCCGAACGCCGCATCCGCTACGTCAAGCTCGGCCGCCGGGGCTCGAGAGCGCGGTCGCCGAGTACGTCAAGGCGCGCACCGTCGAGCCGGGCCGCGGCATCCGTGCCCGCTACGGGAAGGCGGCCTGGCGGCGGGACACAAGCCGCAGAGGTGACGCGAGTTCGACACGGGTACGCATGCTCGCGTCCGGCCGGTGGCAGGCCCGCTGCATCGGAGACCGGACGGCCGGCGGCACAAGGCACCGGAGACGTTCGAGACCAAGTCCGAAGCTCAGGACTGGCTCAACCTCGTCCGCGTGGACATTGAGGGCAACGTGAGATGCGATCCGAATGCTGGCGCGGTCAAATTCGAGACGCACGCACTCCGTTGGGAGTGTCAGCCGGCCTCCCGGAAGACGGTCCTCGGCGCATGTGGTCCCCGAACGAACCCCGAGGGCTGTGCTGGATTTGACCCCGATGCTGGTGGGCTGTCGTACGTCGGGATTCGGCAGTCGGTATGGCACTCACTTGGGTGGCAGGCCCGCCGCGAAAGCGTGTCCCTCGTCGACCCAGGCGGCGAGCGCCTCGTCCTCCGCGACCGCGGTGCCGTCCACCACGGCCCAGCCGCGCATCGGGCGACCGGTCATGTCGAAGATCCGCGCCCCTGGCCGTGCCAGCGCCGCGTCCGTCGCATCCGGGCCAACTCTGACCATGAGGTCGCCGCCGGTGACCCCCACGGCCATGTTGCCGCGGTACAAAAAGGCCAGCCCGCCGAACATGCGTTTCTCGCTGATCTCCGGGTCCGCGCCCAGCCGTTCCCGGATCCGCTCGGCGAGTCCTTCGTCATACGCCACGTCACACCCCTGTTCTAGGTTCCATGCTCCACGAGGCGTGCTTCCAGATCCCGAAGATCCTTGCCGAGGTTGCCCCGCACCTGGCGTGCGAGCAGCGGGGCGGCGAGCCGATAGAAGCCACCCTCCCCGCCGCGGACACGGATGCGGGCGAGGATGCCGTCAGGGTGGGGCTCGAAGCTGTACGTGACGTGCATCGGCATCGGGCCCGCCACCGAGACCATGTCGAGCAGTCCCGGCGGGTCGTACACGGCGACCCGCAGCACGTAGTCGATACGGCGGCCCAGGAAGTGCGCCGTCCGCGTGACCTCGGCCCCGGCGCCGAAACCCCTGCCGTCCGCCTCCCGAGTCAGCTCGGCCGTACGGATCCCTTGGGTCCACTCGGCGTCGTGCCGCCAGTCCATGGCATACGCGGCCACCTGCTCGCGCGGCAGCGGGACAACCCGCTCGGCCGTCATGTCGATCGTCATGTCTCCACCTTCCTCGCTCCCGCCCGGCGTCACCATCCGGTGAGCAGCAGATGGTTGAGGAGGAGGGCGAGCACCGCCTGGGCGGTGAGCCAGGCGCGGGGGCGCGTGAGGAACGCGCAGGCCGGCAGCAGCCACACCGCGAACGGGAGCCAGATGCGTTCGGTCTCGGCCTTGCTCATGCCGGACAGGTCGGCCACCAGGAGGGCCAACAGGGCCGCGGACACGAGAACGGCGAGAGCGACATGGCCGGGAGGTTCGGTGCGCCGCCGAACCAGCACGGCACCCGTCCGTCGCAGCCCTGCTGCCGTCGCCAGGCCCGTGATCAGGACCGCGCAGGCGAGGTTCGCCCACACCCAGTAGCCGTAGGGGCGGATGCCGCCCACACCCTGGTAGTAGCGCCTGACCAGGAGGTGGTACGCCTCCCACCAGTCGAATCCGGCGAGGGTGAAGGCCATGGGCACCACGGCCAGACCGGCGACCAGCGCCGCGAGCAGCACGGGCCGTTCCCGGACACCCCGTCGGCCCAGCAGCAATACCGCTGCGCCGATCAGCGCGACGAGTGTGAGGCCGTACGAGAGGTAGCAGGTGAGCCCGAACAACAGTCCAGCTGCTGCTGCCCACCACGATGACCGTCCCCTGATCGCGAGCGCCAGCAGCGCCACGGCCCACGCCGCGACCGCCGCGAAGTACGCGTCGGCAGAGGCTCCCATCCACACCGCGGCCGGGGCCAGGACCAGGAAGGGTGCCGCTCGTCGCGCGAGGCTCTCACCGGCCAGCGCCCGTACCGCGACCAGCACGGCCACACATGCCGTCGCGCCGACGGCGATGCACCACACCCCGGCCCACCCTCCGCCCCGCAGGCCCACCCGGTCGAGGAGGACGAAGGTGAGCGGCGCCGCCGGAGGGTGCCCGGCGACATGGGCGGGCCAGTTGTCCGGTGATTCCACGAGGATGTGGCGGGTGAAGTCCCGAAGGGTGGCCGGGATGTCGTCGAAGCGGTCGATGACCTGGAGGTATTCGTGGCGGGCGGTGAGGCGGCCCGCGATGCCACGCTGCCAGCCGTCGATCAGGGCAAGGGAGGCGATCCAGGCTGTCGCCGTCGCCCAGGCCGTCGCGAGCAGGGCCTTCCAGGGCAGCCGGGCGGCGAGGACGGGGCCGTAGACGACACCGGCTGCCGCCACGACCAGGGCCGCCGGGGTGCCGGGACCGACGTGTGGGTCCCAAGTGGCAAGCACCGGTGGCCACTTGACGAACAGAGTGTGGCGGGAGTGCTGGATGTGCCGTCCGACCAGGACGGCCGCCGTAACGAGGAGAGCGGCGGCCAGGGCGGCGTACAGATCACGGAGGAGGGGGCGGGTCACCTCCGTACGCTAGGCCGCGCGGCACGGAAGATACGGCCGTCCGGGCCGCATGTCAGCGTTTCGGCATGGGTCGCGGGCCCGCTTTGGGGGTGTATCGGACCTACGGTCGAGCCATGACACGGTCTCCTTCCTCGCCGGGCTTCTGGCGCAGTCCCCTGCGCGGTCCGTCGCTGACGTCCGTGCTCGGCGTGGTGCTGCTCGGCGGGATCACGGTGCTGTTCGTGACCGGTCTGGTGTCCTACGCCGCCTACAACCCGAACCTGGCACGGGTCAACGACCAGACCCCGGACAAGGGGATCCTGGGCTTTTACCTCTTCCCCTGGCCCACCGACCCACACTGGCTGTACCGGCTCAACCAGGGCGTCCATGTCACCTTCGGCATCACGCTGATCCCCGTGCTGCTGGCCAAGCTGTGGTCAGTGATCCCGAGGCTGTTCGCGCTGCCGCCGGCCCGCTCACTCGCGCACGCCCTCGAGCGGATCTCCCTGCTGCTCCTGGTCGGCGGCGCGCTGTTCGAGTTCGTGACAGGCGTGCTCAACATCCAGCTGGACTACATCTTTCCGGGGTCCTTCTACACCCTGCACTTCTACGGGGCGTGGGTCTTCATCGCCGCGTTCGTCGCCCACGCCGTCCTGAAGATTCCTGCAGCTCTGCGGAATCTGCGCCAGCTCGGAGAGGAGGGGCCGTCCCATCCGGTCCCATCCGATCTGGTGTCCCCGCGTCCGGATCCGCCGACCGTCTCCCGGCGGGGTGCCCTGTGGTTCGTCGGGGGCGGCTCGCTGCTGCTGTTCGCGACGACCGTCGGGCAGAGCTTCGACGGGCTGCTGCGGCACACCGCCCTGCTGGCCCCGCGCGGCGGAGCCGAACCCGGCAGCGGCCCGAACGGCTTCCAGATCAACAAGACAGCCCGGTACGCCGGGATCGACGCGTCGGAGACGGCCGACGGCGCCTGGCGCCTCGTCGTGACCGGACGCACCGGCACCGTCCGCCTGAGCCGTGCCCAGCTGGCCCGGCTTCCCCTGCACAGCGCGGCGTTGCCCATCGCCTGCGTCGAGGGCTGGTCGACCTCCGACCAGTGGTGGCGCGGAGTGCGGCTGAGCGACCTCGCCGCGCTCGTCGGGTATGACGACGATCCACCGGACGTCCTC is a window from the Streptomyces sp. NBC_00299 genome containing:
- a CDS encoding SPFH domain-containing protein, which produces MDPVVIPILVAAIVVVFVVASAVRIVPQARRYNIERFGRYRRTLQPGLNLVLPVADRVNTKLDVREQVYSSDPRPVITEDNLVVNIDTVLYYQITDPRAAAYEVADYLHAIDQLTVTTLRNVIGSMDLEETLTSREEINSRLRAVLDDATGKWGIRVNRVEIKAIDPPHTIKEAMEKQMRAERDKRAAILHAEGERQAKILTAEGTKQKDILEAQGTQQAMILRADGEAKAVELVFQAVHRNNADPKILAYKYLETLPHLAGSDNNTFWVIPGELTEAVRTVTRAFGDQSTAGPPQTAQPEEAATATAGDTSAEGGTPELDAGWKVSLDAAAAADEAGKQAAAAVSDAKAEAEAAKTSQVPRRAQTSGD
- a CDS encoding NfeD family protein, whose protein sequence is MPWFAWLLAAAALGVAEFFTLTLVFGLLAGAALVAAVVAGVGIGILGQLLALGAAAAAGLILVRPVALRQMTQQPITRDGTDALIGKRAEVMQEVTATRGLIKLSGEEWSARALDESLVIPVGALVDVMEIEGATAIVYPRELLP
- a CDS encoding branched-chain amino acid ABC transporter permease yields the protein MRYQRMLVPALALVLVMVPAISARAQGEEVPRGPTFAARALQALIDGIQFGVIIAITSVGLSLIFGTIHLINFAHGEFVTIGATFAFFLNASAAGPGWHLIPAALAAVVLGALLGGAVDRGIWRPLRARGTGLINMFIVTIGLSLLLRHVVLVLYGTRPASYAQYDIQSTIDLGPAGITPRDLTVTLLAVLVLLGIAALLQKTRIGTAVRAVSANRDLAEASGIDVQRVVLFVWMLAGGLAALGGVFFGLVEIVTWDMGFKLLLLMFAGVILGGLGSAYGAMVGSLVVGIVAQMSTLWFPVDLQYAWALLVLILVLLVRPQGILGRAERVG
- a CDS encoding molybdopterin-dependent oxidoreductase, with amino-acid sequence MGRGPALGVYRTYGRAMTRSPSSPGFWRSPLRGPSLTSVLGVVLLGGITVLFVTGLVSYAAYNPNLARVNDQTPDKGILGFYLFPWPTDPHWLYRLNQGVHVTFGITLIPVLLAKLWSVIPRLFALPPARSLAHALERISLLLLVGGALFEFVTGVLNIQLDYIFPGSFYTLHFYGAWVFIAAFVAHAVLKIPAALRNLRQLGEEGPSHPVPSDLVSPRPDPPTVSRRGALWFVGGGSLLLFATTVGQSFDGLLRHTALLAPRGGAEPGSGPNGFQINKTARYAGIDASETADGAWRLVVTGRTGTVRLSRAQLARLPLHSAALPIACVEGWSTSDQWWRGVRLSDLAALVGYDDDPPDVLVESLQRRGAFRRAALRANQVADPRSLLALYVNGEDLSPDHGFPARVIVPAAPGVLNTKWVARMTFGEL
- a CDS encoding TfoX/Sxy family protein, which codes for MAYDEGLAERIRERLGADPEISEKRMFGGLAFLYRGNMAVGVTGGDLMVRVGPDATDAALARPGARIFDMTGRPMRGWAVVDGTAVAEDEALAAWVDEGHAFAAGLPPK
- a CDS encoding SRPBCC family protein, with product MTIDMTAERVVPLPREQVAAYAMDWRHDAEWTQGIRTAELTREADGRGFGAGAEVTRTAHFLGRRIDYVLRVAVYDPPGLLDMVSVAGPMPMHVTYSFEPHPDGILARIRVRGGEGGFYRLAAPLLARQVRGNLGKDLRDLEARLVEHGT
- a CDS encoding flavodoxin family protein — encoded protein: MATSPSPSALDSDRFDDLTALFVNCTLKPSPQLSHTQGLIDMSAAIMMGHGVTTSEVRAIDHDIAPGVYPDMTEHGFAVDEWPALYEQVMAADILVLAGPIWLGDNSSVTKKVIERLYACSSLLNSQGQYAYYGRVGGCLITGNEDGVKHCAMNVLYSLQHLGYTIPPQADAGWIGAAGPGPSYLDPGSGGPDNDFTNRNTTFMTWNLMHLAALLKRSGGIPAHGNQRSEWDAGCHADAANPEHR
- a CDS encoding branched-chain amino acid ABC transporter permease; translation: MDFSAIVSDALRSGIGPIAAVYALAAMGLNLHFGYTGLLNFGQVGFMLVGGYGLAITVSMYGGPMWLGLLGGIACAIVLALLLGLPTLRLRADYLAITTIAAGEALRLFYRSSWAEPVTGGVFGLQRFANDFYELSPIEPGTYGVWLVRFSSRDLWVMIVGWALVLVVGGLLALLIHSPWGRVIRSIRDDEVAARSLGKNVYAYKMQSLVLGGVIGAVAGMMQAIQVQSVNPDNYDPGVTFFLYTLLVLGGAGRILGPVVGSILFWFVLSFLDSALRQAIDAEYISPDLISTSEVGAVRFALVGVALILLVSFRPQGILGSRKEMLLSGR